Part of the Halorhabdus utahensis DSM 12940 genome, GCCTTGTCCCCGTCCGCAAAGCGCGAACTCTCCCCGCCAGCGAGGACGACGCCACGGATTGATCGGTCGTCGGTCATCGCTCGTGGGCCCAGAACTCCTCGGAAACGGTGACTTCCTTCTTGAACAGCGGAACTTCCGCTTTGATGCGGTCGATGCCGTCCTCGACGGTCCTGAACGCCTCTTTGCGGTGACCCGCGAGCACGACGACGTACACGACATCCTCGCCCGCCTCGACGACGCCGGTTCGGTGGTGGAGTCGAACGTCGAAAACACCGTCCCGTGCTCGCAGTTCCTCCTGGATCGTCGCCATCTGGTCGGTCGCGACCTCGTCGTAGCGCTCGAATTCGAGATACTCCGTCGGTTCGTCGTCCGGACTATCCTTCCGGCGGACGCGGCCAGTGAACGTCGCGATTGCACCGGCTCGGTCGGCGTCCGGGGACCGTTTGACCTCGGCAACCAGCGACGACAACGTCTCGTAGGGATCGACGGACTCGATCACCTCGACTGCATCTTCGAGGTCGACATCCGCGGCGCTTGCTGCCGCCAGCATCCCGTCAGCATCCGCATGGCCCAGTACGATCTGCGGGAGATCAATATCCGCGTATCCTTCGACGATGGCATACGCACAGTCGGTCGAGAGGGCCTCGAGTGCGTCATCCAGCGTCCGTGACTCGCCGGTCCCAAACCACGATCCGTCGGCGATTCCGTACGTCCGGTCGGCACCGGCTGCCCGATGGCGGGCGGTGTCTTTCCCGTCGGTATCGAGCGTCGGTTCGCAGTCGACGTGCTTGACTGTCCCGACTGTGCCGCGCTCGCTCAACCGTTCGACGAGGGCCTCGACAAGTGTCGTCTTTCCCGCGTTCGACGGGCCGGTCACCCCGATGACCTGCATAGCCACATTTGCGGACAGGGGCGTTTGTAGGTGTCGTCTACGGCACCTTCTCGGGCAGTTGCTGACCTACTCCGGTTCGGACAGCAGACCGACGAGATGACCTAGCATCGGCGTGACGAGTTCGGCCGTCCCGAACGCCGCCGCGGACTCGCTCCCGGGGAGACAAAAGACGGGAACGTCGTCGACGATTCCGGCGGTCGCACGGGTCAACATCGCGTGTGGGCCCGCCTCCTCGACTGACCGCGCCCTGAACCGTTCGCCGAACCCCGGCAGTTCCCGTTCGAACAGCGGCCTGAGTGCCTCGATGGTCACGTCATCGTCCGTAACGCCCGTGCCGCCGGTGGTACTGATCACATCCACGTCTTCGCGGTCGGCGAAGGTCTCGACGCGTTCGCGGATGACTCCGATCTCGTCTCCAACCAGATCACGTGCCGTGACAGTGTGACCAGCGTCTTCGATCGCGGCGACGATCGCGTCGCCGCTGTCGTCACCGTCGAGTGATCGACTCGTCGAGATCGTCAGGACAGCGACGTCGACCGCACGCCGATCGTGGTGGTGATGATCGCCCATTGAAATCTGATCGGTCCGCGGGCCGTTTTAGTGGTCCGGTCGGGGACCCCACCGCCGATAGTGACGCTTCCGGAGCGGCCACTCCAGTGGCCGGTCGTCACTTCTTTGCAGGATCGTGGGAGTCGAAGCGGGCAGCGACGTACGAGACGGCGACCAGCAGCACGCCGAGTGCGAGGCCGATCGTGACCATGCCGTAGATGGCCATTCCCAGGGTTGTCCCAGGGAGCGCGATGACGCCGAACAGCTCTGGCTCGACGACATCCGGTCTCGTTGCGCCCAGGATCGCACCCATCAGCCCGGCGATCACGACGACGCCAAGGTAGACGCCGAGGACAACACGACGGCCACGGATCGGACTGGAAGTCGACACACCCCCCGATACGTGCCGGAGGCGATTAGGCTTTTCACCTGCGGCGGGTATCTTTGGGTATGTCCGAAAAAGAACTCATGCTCGTGGCGCTGGTCGCGATCGCGCTGATGATGGGGATCGCCGCGTTCATGCTCGTCCTCGGGTGATCTGTTTCAGGAAACGGTCCGGGCCGGGCAGATCCTGCTTCGATCCGGATGTGTGCCAAAGTCAGCAGACAGGAAAACTGTGTCTTCGAACTGTCCGCGGTTTCGCCCTGGGCGTGGCGCTATTGGGTCTCGTCAGATTCGCCGCCGTCGGCCCATAGATCGGCGTCTGCTTCCGTCTCGTCCGCAGTGATTCGATCCTCGTTCCAGGCAAACTCACGGGTGAACAGGCCGTCGTCCTTGAGATCCCACGGGTCGCCGTCGGTGAGTTTCGGGCCGTCGAGCCACGACTGGAGAATGTTCCAGACGAAGACGAGTTGCCCCACGAACAGGATCAGTGCGCCGACGGTGGCGGCCTGGTGGAGGAGCGTGATGACGTCGATCGGGCCGACGGTGATGGCGTTGTAGGTTGCAAGTCTGCGCGGCAGGCCGACGTAGCCCAGCAGGATCATGGCGAAGAACGTCACGTTCGTGCCGATCATGGTCAGCCAGAAGTGCCACTTGCCCAGCGTGCGCTGGTACATCCGCCCAGTGTAAATGGGGAACCAGTAGTAGACGCCGGCGAACACCGCGAAGGCGATCGCCCCCATGATCACGTAATGGAAGTGCCCGACGACGTAGTAAGTGTCCGTCAGGATCAGGTCGATCGGGATCGACGCCAGGAACACGCCAGTCACGCCGCCGATGATGAAGTTTGCCACGAATCCGATGCAGAACAGCATCGGGGTAGTTAGCCTGATGCGGCCGTTCCACATCGTCGTGATCCAGTTGAACGTCTTGACTGCGCTCGGTATCGCGATCGCCAAGGAGACGGCCATGAAACTCGCCCGGAGTCGCGGGTCGATCCCCGTCGCGAACATGTGGTGGGCCCAGACGCCGAAGGAGAGCACGCCGATCGCCAGCGTCGAGTAGACGACGAACTTGAACCCGAACAGCTTCCGACCCGAGAACCGCGGGATGATGTAGCTTATCAGCCCCATCGGTGGCAACACCAGTATGTACACCTCCGGATGGCCGAAGAACCAGAACAGATGTTGCCACAGTATCGGGTTCCCGCCGTCGACGGCGAAGAACAGCGTCCCGAGGTTCCGATCGAGCAGCAACATGATGAGTGCGCTGCCCAGCAGCGGGAACGCGAAGAGGATGATCCCCGACTGGGTGAGCATCGTCCAGGAGAAGATGTCTAAGTTCGCCCAGGAGACGTCATCACCGCGTTCGGTGAAGATTGTGACGATGAAGTTGATCGCCCCCATCGTCGCCGAGACGCCCGTCAGATGGAGTCCCAGCAACATCATGTCCGTCCCGAGATGGGGCTGTTCGACCGACAGCGGCGCGTACATCGTCCAGGACGCCTGGGAGGGGGCGATCCCCGGGATGAGAAAGCCACTCCAGATGAGTAACGCGCCCGGCGGCAACAGCCAGAACGCGATCGCGTTGATCCGGGGGAAGGCCATGTCGTCAGCCCCGATCAGTAGCGGGATGAAGTAGTTCCCGAAGGCCGCGATGATCGGCGTTCCGAAGAGGAACAACATTGTGATGCCGTGGCTCGTGAGCAACGCGTTGTAGAAGCTCGCACTCACGATGTTCGAAGACGGAGTGACCAGTTCGAGCCGCATGACCATGACGGCCAGGCCACCGACCGCGAGCGCAATCAGTGCAAAGAGCCCGTAGAGCAATCCGATGTCCTTGTGATCGACTGTCGTGAGCCACCGGAGCACCCCGGCGGGCTTCTCCCGGTGGCCGTATCCTGTCTCGCTGACGGTCCCGCCACTGGCCGTCGGTGACGCGTAGCTCCGCCAGTCTTCGATACGCGTGAGAAACGCCGCAACCCCGACCAGCAAAATTCCCATCAAGACCGTCAATGCGAGCTGTTCGCCTGCCATGGTTCTCCCTCCGGGAGGTTCCCACTAAAAGGGTGCGTTAGAGGCACCATTCTCTCCCGGTTTCGGCTGTCGAAGCGAGCCGGTTTCAGGGAGCAGTTCATGACCACGTCCACGCAACCACCGCGCCGTTTCGGCCGCTGCGCGGCGAAGCAACGATCTCACGTCTCTGGTTTCACAGTCTCGCGACGGTACTCACTCGCGGGTTTCGGGCACGACGCCCGGCGGTTCCTCGGGTTCGCCGTCGGCCTCGGCCCGCGAGACGGCCCGGCCGGCGTAGTACGACAGTACGCCCAGCAGGACGATCATCGACCCGACGATCGCGAGCTGGAGGCCGGAGGCGACGCTGTTCCAGCCGAACGGGCTGGCGACGACGAACGCGACGAAAAAGAACGTCAAGATGCCGAGCGGTATCGCATTGACCGTCAGATCGAGAACTGTCTCGCGATCGAGCTCTCCGAGTTGCATGTGAAAGGCTTCGCCGACAGAGATAAATAGGCTGTTGAAACCGGAAAACGATGGTCGGTCCCAGCCAATCTTGAGCAGCGGTGTGACGGCCCGGGCGAGTCACTCCAGCAGCGCGCCTGTGAGCCCGACGGCAACCAGAATCCCGCCGGCTCCTACGATCGACAACCCACGCCCGACGACGCCGTTCGGGTCTTCCGTGAGGGCGAGTACGTCGAGACCAGCCGGACCTACCTGCGTGGCGAGGACTGCGCCCCCGATCACGGCGAATCCGACGCCGAGTCCAGCGAGCGGTCGCCAGAGGTCGGCCGTGTAGCCCGACTCACGGAGGATGCCGGCGACACTCGCCCCGAGGAGGAGGATGCCACCGACTGCGACCGGATAGAGGCCGATGAACACGCCGAGTTCCGACAGTGCGAACCCGAGTGCGACGAACAGCGGCCACGGACTGGCACGCCGGCTGGGGGCCTCCACGTTGGAGTGTTGGCTCATACGAAACCCTCGTGCGGTAGCGTCAAAGGTCCATCGGAGCCGACAATGCCGTCCGGGACATCGCTGGATCGTTGCACTGTGTTGGACTCCTGTTGTCCCCCATCGTGTGAACTCGATCGCTGGCACAAAGTATATGCCTCGCATGGGACTTGTTCTGGACAATGACTACACGTGCAATCGAGCGCGTCGACCAGTGGGAGACGCGCTCGTTTACCGGGGGCTATCGCGGCCTGCACGAACTCGCCGAGGCGGAATTCTCGGGCGTCGTGCGCGCGGGAGCGGCCACGTTGTGTATGCTAAATGGAACCGTCATTGGCGTTCTTGACGGCTCGATCGAGGACTTCGAGGCGGCGGAGGGTACCGCCTACGCCGCGCCGACACCGGCGCTGCCGCTTCTGGTCGTGATGCAGGAGCGAAGCGACGAGGTCCGGGCGAAGTACTACACGGAAGATACGCCGTTGTCAAAAGTCGATGAGACGCTCGCTGACGGCAAGTTCACGGGTTTCGTCGAACTCTCGGAGAACGTCCTCAGCGGGGACTACTACGCTGTCTATCACGCCGGCCGCTCGATGAGCGTCGCGTTTGTCGGCGAGCGCGGAGAACTGCTTCGCGACGAGGAGGCGTTCGAGCGAGCCGACGACGAAGTCGGGATCTACGAGGTCCGACCGGTCGACATCGACGTCATCGAGGTGCCCGATGTAGCGCCCGAATCAGACGACTCGCCGTCGAGCGATCTTGCGGCCGGCGGTGGCGTCGGTGGTGACGAAGTCGACGCGTCCACCGAAGACCCACCCGTGGTAGACGACGAGACGGACGAGACGGACGGGACGGACGAGACGGACGAGACGGACGAGACGACGCGAGAGGTGGAATCCACGCTTGCCGAGCGTGAAGACGATGACGTAGCTGCTGAGACAACCGGCCAGGACGGCGCTGTGGATGACACTGGCCACGAAGCACCAGCCGATACTGAGAGCGACGCGGCCGCTGAGGCCGACAGTGATACCGAATCAGCCGGTACTGACACGGATGCACCACCGCAACCGGCCGACACTGCCACTGACGGTGCTTCGGACACGGCGGACTCGTCGCGCCCTGACCGACAGACTGCGGGCGAGCGACAGTCCTCACCACCGGAGGCTGATTCGGCACGGACGCGGGAGGCTGACACTGATCAGACTGCTGAGGGGACACAAGCAGAGGTCGAACAAACGGAGTCAACTGACGACCCAGAGCGATCGGGAAACAGCGACCGTTCCGGGGCGTCATCAACGACCGAGTCTCGTTCCATTCGGAGCCAACAGGCGGACCGACAGCGGACTGATACAACTGCGTCGAACCACCCTGGAGCGGCGGCTGCCAGGCAAACGCAAACAACGTCGAGTGTTGCTGCCGGGACACCCTCCGACCTCGAGATTCGAACGATACCCTCGCTTGATCCGGACAAATCCTGGGGCACAGACGAGAATGGACCCAAGGCCAGTGCTGCACCGGTTCCGCCTGTCGATACTGGTCACGCCGGGTCGGCTTCCCAGGACACGGTGGATCATCGTCGGGAGCGAAACGAGTCGACCGCACACTCTCAAAGCGATATTTCGGAGCAATCGGAGTCGGAGGAGTCTCCGCGACAAGGCACGGCCACCACGCAGTCCCCGAGCGGATCGGACGCCGAGACGGACAACCAACCGTCCACCCGAACCCAAAACGAGCCCAACCAGACCGATGGCCAGGTGCGTGAACTCAAGGCACAAATCGAGGAGCGTGAGGCCCGCATCGAGGACCTCGAAGATCGCGTCGAGACGACCGAAGCCAATCGTGACGAACTCAAGGCCGAACGTGACGAGTTACAGGCCGAACGTGACGAACTGCGGGAAGAACTCTCGGACGTTCGAGCCGAACTCGAGTCCCTCAGAGAGGAGCGCGACAGCCTCGAAGCGAACCTAGAGGAACTCGACGTAAACGCCGACACTGTCACACACCGGATGAGCCGCCAGGAGGCGATCGAAGGGACGAACCTCTTCGTTCGATACGATTCGAAGAGCGCGCCCACGCTTGCGGCCGCTCGCGAGTCCGGAGCAAGTCAGTCCGATGTCAAAGAGAACCTCTCGGTCGAGTACCACACCCAGTTCGAAGTCGAGGGGGCCCACGTCGAGGGCCAGCCCTTCGAACAATTTCTGCGCGACACGATGGAACACCGGTACGTCACCTGGGTTGTCGAGGAACTCCTCTTCGAGATCCGCGACACCGGCCACCGCGAGGCGATGGCCGATCTCTACGACGCGTTGCCCCACATCGATCGTGTCGAACTCAATGGCTCGGTCGGCGTCGAATACGACGAGGACGGACAGACCAAACGCTCTCAGGAGTCTTTCGACGTCGTCTTTCGCGACCGGATGGGGAATCCGCTCGTCGTCGCGAACCTGAACGATTCGCGACAGGCGGCGACCGAGAACCAGATGAACTCGCTGGTCACGGCTGCGACACGGGTCGGTGAAACGAGCGATTCGCTCGCGGGGGCGATGTTCGTCACCTCGAGTTTCTTCGAACCGGCTGCCCTGGAAACGACTGCCGAGGCGACCGGCGGTGGCCTACTCAGCCGGGACAAACGGGAGAGTTTCGTCAAACTCTCGCGAAAACAGGGCTATCACCTCTGTCTCGCCGAAGCACGTGACGATCAGTTCCACATGGCCGTCCCTGAACTGTGAGGGAGCGTCCGCTCACTGCAAACGGTGAAAGGGTGTCCGGTAGCTGAACGTAGACAGTAACAGCTATCGCCGCGTCGGACGACAGATGACGTCGAAACGAATCTCAGCCTTCGATCTCGGCCGCATCCTCGATCTTCATGCCTTCGAGCTTTTCGATGGTCTGATCGACCTTGTTGTCGAGGTCGTCGACGAACTCGTGGGTGTGGTCTGTCGTGATTGCACCCTGGCTCGAGGGCTCGATGAGGTTCTCCTCTTCGAGAACTCGCAGGGAGTACCGTACCTTGTGATGGGGGTAACCCGTCTCGTTGGACATCTTGACGATGCCGATCGGTTCGTTCTCGATGACCATCCGGAGAACCTGGAGATGCCGCTCCAGCATGTCGACTTCCTTTTCGAGCCTATCTATCATGGCACGTGTTAACTTGTGTTCGGAGGGTTTAAAGGTTGCTGTCCGGTGGTCGAAAAACAACTGAAGATGCTTTGTGAGCGTCGGATATAACCCTTGTGATAGAGTGACTATCAGGACGCGCCGACCGTAATCTGTTTATCGGGGTGGAAAAAACGGGCGAGTGATGACCGTTACGATCGTTGGGTCACAGCTCGGCGACGAGGGAAAGGGCCGGGTCGTCGACCTCTACAGCGACGAAGCCGACGTCGTCGTCCGGTATCAAGGCGGCGACAACGCCGGTCACACGGTGTGTCACAGCGGGGAAGAGTACAAGCTGTCACTGGTGCCAAGCGGCGCGATCCGGGGGAAAGTGGGCGTCCTCGGGAACGGGTGCGTGATCAATCCACGGACCCTGTTCGACGAACTACAGATGCTCCGGGACCGGGATCTCGACCCCGACGTGCGCGTTGCCGAGCGTGCACACGTGATCATGCCGTTCCACCGCGTCCTCGACGGGATCGAGGAGGACGTCAAAAGCGAGGACGACCAGGAGGTCGGCACCACCGGTCGTGGGATCGGTCCGACCTACGAGGACAAAGCCGGCCGTCGTGGCGTCCGAATCGGCGACCTGCTCGACCCCGGTGTCCTGCGGGATCGACTCGAATACGTCGTTCCCCAGAAGCGTGCGATCGCCGAGGACGTCTACGGTCTCGACGTCGACAACGTCGAGGAATACCCGAGCGCCTTCGATATCGATGCGCTCTTCGAGGAGTTCAACGAGTACGGTCGCCGGATCGAACGGGAAGACATGGCCGTCAACGCCGGCGCGTTCCTGTCCGAGGCGCGGGCCTCGGGCAAGTCCCTCATGCTGGAGGGGGCCCAGGGGACGATCATCGACATCGATCACGGGAACTATCCGTTCGTCACCTCCTCGAACCCGACCGCGGGCGGCGCAACGGTCGGCACCGGGCTCAGCCCCGGCGTCATCGGCGACGGCGAGGTCGTCGGCATCGTCAAGGCCTATCTCACGCGGGTTGGCAGCGGGCCACTCCCCACGGAACTGGGCGGCGTGCCCGGTGACACGCCGGGCTACGACGGCGACCCCGAGAACCCGCGGACCGAAGCTGAGGAACTCGCGACGTACATCCGCGACGCGGGCGACGAGTACGGGACCGTCACCGGCCGACCACGCCGGGTCGGCTGGCTCGACATGCCGATGCTTCGCCACGCCACCCGTGCCAGCGGTTTCACCGGGCTGGCGGTCAATCACGTCGACACCCTCGCCGGGCTGGACGAACTCGAGGTAGCCGAGGCCTACGAACTCGACGGCGAGCGTCTCGAGACGATGCCGCCGACCACCGAGCGATGGGCCGACTGCGAGCCCGTCTTCCGGACCTTCGACGGCTGGGGCGAGCAGGACTGGGAAGCAGTCGCTGCCGAGGGCTACGACGCGCTCCCGGCGGACGCTCGTACCTATCTGGAATACATGAGCGACGAACTCGATGTCCCGATCTACGCGATCGGCGTCGGCCCGTCGCGTGAGGACACGATCGTTCGCGAGACGCCGTACTGATCGCCCACCGCAGGACTACGTTTCGCTGTCGGGGCCGACCTCGCCCGCCGCCACCATCGCCTCGAACGGATTGTCGTCGATCGTCAGCGGGAAGTCGACGCGCCCACGCCGGCGAACTGATTCATACCCGCCGAAAATTATCTCGGCGGTGTTCAGCCCATGACGCGCCCGAAGTTCGGACTCGCGGTCGCTCCCGACGGCGTCGATCACGTCGTCGATCGCTCGTTGGTGATAGGCGTTTCCGTATTCGTACTCACCCGTTCCGGCGTGATGGAGCGTCTCGCCGTCGACGTCGACCGTCTCCCACGTCCCTGAGCCGGCTCGCCGGACTTCAAGCATCGGGCCGTCGTCGGCGTCGATTCGGATTTCGCCATCGTTGCCGACGAGGTGAAACGCGGCCCCGACCAGGTCGGATCGATCGCCCGTCGAAAGGAGCCCATCGACGCCGTTGTCGTACGTCCACTGGGCGAGCATCTGGTTCTCCTGGTGCATCCCGAAGCGGACATCTTCCTCGCGGTAATCGAGTTGTGCGAGGACCCACTCTGCCTGGGGCTCGCCGGCGAACATCCCCGCGAGGTCGATGCTGTGTGCGCCGGTGTCATAGAAGTCGTCCCACCCGATCTCGACCCGCTGGAGGTCGCCGATCTCACCCGCGTCGAGTAGTTCCGTCGCGGCCCGAAACGGCCGGCCGAAGCGACGCATTCGGTGGAACGTCAACTGGGTGTCGGCCCGCCAGGCTGCCTGTGCCATCCGTTGTGCGCCGGCCCACGTGGCTGCCATCGGCTTCTCACAGTGGATCGCCTCGACGCCGCGACGGGCAGCGGCCACCGTGAGGTCTGCGTGAGCCTCGGGCGGGACCGTCAGACTCACCACGTCGGGATCGACGGCGTCGAACAGCTCGATCGCGTCCGAGAACCGGCCGTCCTCAGGCAGGTCGAACGTCTCCGCGAATGCTTCGACGCGATCGGAGTGCCGGTCGGCCGCGGCAACCAGCCGTGTCTCGTCGTTACGTTCGTAGGCTTCCGCGTGGCGATACGCCATCGACCAGCTGTCCGTTGTCGGGTTCTCGGGTTCCGCACCCGTTCCGACGACGGCGACGTCGTAGGTCATCGTCTTGGCCGACGGACGGGGCACGTATCGGCGTTTCGGGAACGGGTGTTCCCGTAAATCAATCCGACGCGAGCGGCACGTTTTTGCCGCGGGGGGCGTAGGTAGAGGTATGCAAGAAGACCTGATGGACATTATCTGCTGTCCGCTCGACAAACACGATCTCGAACTCGACGTCGAGGAACGCGAGGACGGGGAAATCGTCGCCGGGACGCTGACGTGTACCGAGTGCGGCGAGACGTACCCGATCGAGGACGGCATTCCCAACCTGCTCCCGCCGGACATGCGCGAGGACGCACCGGCCTAGAGCTTTTTTACCGGTCCCGTCGGAGAGACACGTGTGGTAGACCCGCTCCCCGTCCACGTCAACCGCGAGGAACTTCACGACATAGCGGTGCCCACGTCCTTCGAAACCACCGGCACGTTCGACGTTCGACTCGTCAATCACGGCCAGCCACTGCACGTCCACCTTCATCTCGACGACGACCTCTCGACCGTCGCAAGCCTGGAGGCGACCAATCACTACGTCGACGGCGAGAGCGAACGGCGCGTCACGGTCTCGGTCCGGGACGGTGCGACCATCCGGGGCAAGCTCAAGGTCGTCAGCGGCTACGGTGCCCAGACGCGCTACGTCGACGTGATCGTAACCGAACCCGACGAGGAGGAAGACTCCGTTCGGGTCGACGAATCGCTTGCCGAACCCCAGCCTGTCGCCGCGGACCAGACCGAGGGGCTCGTTGCCGACGGGCCGGCCGTGCCGGTCGCTGCCCTCGCTATCGGTGCCCTCGTCGTCACCGCCGGGATCGCATTTGCTCTCCAGGCGTTCGTCGTCGGTCTCGGTGCGCTCGTGGTTCTGGCCGGCGTGATCGTCGCACTGTACGTCCTTTTCGTCGAGTGAGCGTCACGGCCTCGCAGTACAGTTATGGTGGTGTCCGCCGGAGACGAACGTATGACGCTGGCAGCGAGAGCCCGCGAAGCCGCCCGCGCCCACCCGTTCGTCCACGAAGGCCTGCGTGCAGGCGTGATCAACTACTCCGCCGCCGCGCGGCTGCTCGACGTCGGTGACGAGGAAGCGGTTGCCGCTGCGCTTCGGCGATACGCCGCGGAACTCCCCGAACGTGATATCCCGGATGGGTCCCCACGGGTCACGATGCACAGCGGGCTGGGCGCTGTAGAGCACGGCGACGGCGGGTTACTCACAGTCGGCGAGACGACGTATGCCGAGAACGCCGGGTCGCTGACCGGCGTGGCGGCCACCGGCACCATCGACGCACGATCACTGGTTCGGGTGCTCGCCCGACTCGACGCCGAGGACGTCGCCGTCGAGGCTGCCGCCGTCGCCGACGGGTATCTCGTCCTCGTCGTCGATCGCCGTGACGGGCCGGACGTGGTCCGGTTCGTCGAAGCGATGATCTGAGAGACGTGATCGGCGTGTCGGGCCGGCTTCGACGGATTGAAGCGCTCGCCCCGTCGACCGTCCCACGATGACCCTACGCGTGACGAACACGCTCTCGGGCGAACGTGAGGCCTTCGAGCCACAGGATCCGGACGCGGTCACCTTGTATTACTGTGGCCTCACGACGTCCGATCCGCCCCACCTTGGCCACGCTCGCGGCTGGGTGCACGTCGACGTGATGCATCGCTGGCTGTCGTGGCTTGGCTACGATGTCCACCACGTCGAAAACTTCACCGACGTCAACGAGAAGATCGTCGCCCGCGTCGGCGAGGTCGGCGGGAGCGAAGCCGACGTCGCCCGGACGTATATTCAGGACGTGATCCGGGACATGCGGTCGCTGAACCTCAAACGCGCGGAAGTCTACCCCCGCGTCTCCGAACACGTCCCCGAGATCATCGACCTCGTCGAGACGTTGATCGACCGAGGCTACGCATACGAGGCGAACGGCTCGGTGTACTTCGACGTCACCGCGTTCGAGGACTACGGCGAGCTCTCGAACCAGACGGTCGAGGAACTCGACGCCCAGGGTGATCCTGACGAGCGGGGGGAAAAGCGCCATCCACAGGACTTCGCGCTCTGGAAGGCCGGCGGCGTCGACCCCGCGGACATCGGAGCGCACCGCCATGCTGACGCTGCACCCGCCGAGGACGCCTGCCGGACAGCGCAGACGTGGGATTCGCCATGGGGCCAGGGCCGGCCCGGTTGGCATATCGAGTGCTCGGCGATGAGCATGACCCATCTCGGCGAAACCATCGACATCCACGTCGGCGGCCAGGATCTGGTCTTTCCCCATCACGAGAACGAGGTCGCCCAGAGTGAGGCGGCGACCGGCGATCGGTTCGCCAACTACTGGCTCCACGTCGGGTTGCTCGAAACCGGCGAGGAGAAGATGTCTTCCTCGCTCGGGAACTTCGCGACTGTCGAGGACGCCATCGCCGAATACGGCCTCGGCGTCGTCCGGACCTTCCTGCTGTCGACGGCCTATCACAGCCGCGCGGCCTACACCGAGGAGACGCTCTCGGAGGCGACAAAGCGGTTCGAGACGCTCGAACGCGGCTACGAACGCGCCGTCGAGGCGGCCGACAGCGTCGACGCGACCGCCAAGACGACTGACGACGCGCTCCGGGAAGCAGTCGAAACAGTCCGCGAGGCGATCCCGCGTGCGATGAACGACGACTTCAATACCCGTGAAGCACTGGCAGCGCTGGTCGAGT contains:
- the cysS gene encoding cysteine--tRNA ligase, whose protein sequence is MTLRVTNTLSGEREAFEPQDPDAVTLYYCGLTTSDPPHLGHARGWVHVDVMHRWLSWLGYDVHHVENFTDVNEKIVARVGEVGGSEADVARTYIQDVIRDMRSLNLKRAEVYPRVSEHVPEIIDLVETLIDRGYAYEANGSVYFDVTAFEDYGELSNQTVEELDAQGDPDERGEKRHPQDFALWKAGGVDPADIGAHRHADAAPAEDACRTAQTWDSPWGQGRPGWHIECSAMSMTHLGETIDIHVGGQDLVFPHHENEVAQSEAATGDRFANYWLHVGLLETGEEKMSSSLGNFATVEDAIAEYGLGVVRTFLLSTAYHSRAAYTEETLSEATKRFETLERGYERAVEAADSVDATAKTTDDALREAVETVREAIPRAMNDDFNTREALAALVEFTSAVNRHVDEVEPYDYRGLRRAIDVYDEFAVGVLGLPLGDGGSDTGDVRLAEDLVELVLDVRAQERDAGNYERADELRDELAALGVEVQDSDDGPTYRLP
- a CDS encoding DUF7523 family protein → MTLAARAREAARAHPFVHEGLRAGVINYSAAARLLDVGDEEAVAAALRRYAAELPERDIPDGSPRVTMHSGLGAVEHGDGGLLTVGETTYAENAGSLTGVAATGTIDARSLVRVLARLDAEDVAVEAAAVADGYLVLVVDRRDGPDVVRFVEAMI
- a CDS encoding Gfo/Idh/MocA family protein, coding for MTYDVAVVGTGAEPENPTTDSWSMAYRHAEAYERNDETRLVAAADRHSDRVEAFAETFDLPEDGRFSDAIELFDAVDPDVVSLTVPPEAHADLTVAAARRGVEAIHCEKPMAATWAGAQRMAQAAWRADTQLTFHRMRRFGRPFRAATELLDAGEIGDLQRVEIGWDDFYDTGAHSIDLAGMFAGEPQAEWVLAQLDYREEDVRFGMHQENQMLAQWTYDNGVDGLLSTGDRSDLVGAAFHLVGNDGEIRIDADDGPMLEVRRAGSGTWETVDVDGETLHHAGTGEYEYGNAYHQRAIDDVIDAVGSDRESELRARHGLNTAEIIFGGYESVRRRGRVDFPLTIDDNPFEAMVAAGEVGPDSET
- a CDS encoding DUF7524 family protein, which translates into the protein MVDPLPVHVNREELHDIAVPTSFETTGTFDVRLVNHGQPLHVHLHLDDDLSTVASLEATNHYVDGESERRVTVSVRDGATIRGKLKVVSGYGAQTRYVDVIVTEPDEEEDSVRVDESLAEPQPVAADQTEGLVADGPAVPVAALAIGALVVTAGIAFALQAFVVGLGALVVLAGVIVALYVLFVE
- a CDS encoding methytransferase partner Trm112 — its product is MQEDLMDIICCPLDKHDLELDVEEREDGEIVAGTLTCTECGETYPIEDGIPNLLPPDMREDAPA
- a CDS encoding adenylosuccinate synthase yields the protein MTVTIVGSQLGDEGKGRVVDLYSDEADVVVRYQGGDNAGHTVCHSGEEYKLSLVPSGAIRGKVGVLGNGCVINPRTLFDELQMLRDRDLDPDVRVAERAHVIMPFHRVLDGIEEDVKSEDDQEVGTTGRGIGPTYEDKAGRRGVRIGDLLDPGVLRDRLEYVVPQKRAIAEDVYGLDVDNVEEYPSAFDIDALFEEFNEYGRRIEREDMAVNAGAFLSEARASGKSLMLEGAQGTIIDIDHGNYPFVTSSNPTAGGATVGTGLSPGVIGDGEVVGIVKAYLTRVGSGPLPTELGGVPGDTPGYDGDPENPRTEAEELATYIRDAGDEYGTVTGRPRRVGWLDMPMLRHATRASGFTGLAVNHVDTLAGLDELEVAEAYELDGERLETMPPTTERWADCEPVFRTFDGWGEQDWEAVAAEGYDALPADARTYLEYMSDELDVPIYAIGVGPSREDTIVRETPY